A portion of the Scylla paramamosain isolate STU-SP2022 chromosome 2, ASM3559412v1, whole genome shotgun sequence genome contains these proteins:
- the LOC135107115 gene encoding zinc finger BED domain-containing protein 5-like — translation MACNKKRNYDDNYLDFGFTSITDKGVVKPQCVICHKILTVESLRPSKLRLHLETKHPQHVGKDRSFFSRQELNIKRQRLDASGSFHQQNAAVVEASFLVSLEITKKKKPHTIGEELILPCAKTMVKLVLDEKSAEKLNAISLSNNTVQRRISQISDDIKEQVIQEIKRAGLFIIQLDESTDAQSCSQLLAFVRYVHDEDLKEEFLFCEPLEQSTKGEDVKQKLTEFFESEGLDWGNLCGICTDGAPAMLGSQSGFT, via the coding sequence ATGGCTTGTAATAAGAAACGTAACTATGATGACAACTACCTGGATTTTGGATTTACAAGTATCACTGATAAAGGTGTAGTGAAGCCTCAGTGTGTGATTTGTCACAAAATACTCACAGTTGAATCACTAAGGCCCAGTAAACTTAGATTACATCTGGAAACCAAGCATCCTCAACATGTTGGCAAAGATCGTTCCTTCTTTAGTCGACAAGAATTGAACATAAAGAGACAGCGACTTGATGCCAGTGGTTCCTTTCATCAACAAAATGCTGCCGTAGTAGAGGCATCATTTCTTGTATCCCttgaaataacaaagaaaaagaagcctCACACAATTGGGGAGGAATTAATTTTGCCATGTGCCAAAACAATGGTAAAGCTTGTTTTGGATGAGAAAAGTGCTGAAAAGCTGAATGCTATTTCACTCTCAAATAATACAGTGCAACGCCGAATCTCCCAAATATCTGATGACATCAAAGAGCAGGTGatacaggaaattaaaagagCTGGATTATTCATTATCCAACTCGATGAGTCCACTGACGCCCAGTCCTGCTCACAACTCCTGGCTTTTGTAAGGTATGTTCATGATGAGGATCTGAAGGAGGAATTCTTGTTTTGTGAGCCTCTTGAACAATCTACAAAAGGTGAAGATGTAAAGCAGAAACTTACTGAATTCTTTGAATCTGAAGGTCTTGACTGGGGCAATCTCTGTGGGATATGCACAGACGGGGCTCCAGCCATGTTGGGTTCTCAGTCAGGTTTTACATGA
- the LOC135107121 gene encoding zinc finger BED domain-containing protein 5-like, whose amino-acid sequence MENWRHKVGMGNLAMLETVSEIVEECDAATQNLITQHLEALEGEFKRYFPDIQSLTSRLVRGPFTVPVTCIPDDNYDDHTQLLTLQEHSGAKMKFETESLTVFWSSMASSYPNLCDLAFLHLLPLSSTYSCEAAFSQRLHIKTKYRNRIEVKYDLRCALSETKPRIKKLADNLQHHPSH is encoded by the coding sequence ATGGAGAATTGGAGGCACAAAGTTGGAATGGGAAACTTGGCAATGCTGGAGACAGTGTCAGAAATTGTAGAGGAGTGTGATGCTGCTACGCAGAACTTGATTACCCAACATCTTGAGGCCTTGGAAGGGGAATTTAAAAGATACTTCCCAGATATCCAAAGCCTAACTTCTCGGCTAGTAAGGGGCCCCTTCACTGTTCCAGTGACATGCATTCCTGATGACAATTATGATGACCATACTCAGCTGTTGACACTTCAGGAGCATTCAGGAGCTAAAATGAAGTTTGAAACTGAATCTCTCACAGTATTTTGGTCATCAATGGCATCTTCATACCCAAACTTATGTGACTTAgcttttctccacctcctcccactttcaTCAACTTATTCCTGTGAGGCTGCATTCTCTCAACGACTCCACATTAAAACGAAATATCGCAACAGAATTGAAGTGAAGTATGACCTACGGTGTGCTTTAAGTGAAACAAAACCAAGAATCAAAAAGCTTGCTGATAATCTGCAACATCACCCTTCACACTGA